The stretch of DNA gcatatgcccgtgctggatgcaacataaccaagctagaatgtccgtgaccaagcataaccaaatcgtgataaccccaacatgcagcccgtaccaatgtgcacaccaaaacatgcaacaagaataaaatgatactAGTCGtgctataatcacgtaacggtagagctagtcagcagtgtctggcaccggtcaacTGTCAATGAATAGGAGTGACCAgctgacggcctaagatagaccatACAACAGTTACACCGTCACTGAAcagccgatccttgcccccactgcccaaccgctctagcctatgAACAATTAAAATTCATAGTAATACCCGAACgactaagaacctagccccgggtgagtatggcatcattcccacaggcatGGGGGTGGCAcgaacccccgtaggcaaccaacgaataaaatcctcgagtctagtttaaaaaattaaatttaaaaacaaaccatttaaaattccataattaattaacggccgaaacaaacgaagggaggttaaataaattgacaatgaAAGAAACGAtgatgagggtataaagaacttgcctttacgaagatatccttaggcttgttttgGCCCAACGCagtaaaatatatacaaactgTAACATCCCAATAATTcaccaaaattaacaaaattggactctaaacgaaattccaaccgtacaaaatattaattactagcttgtctacttacctggctaatcAAAACTTCAATTAAACTTGattaaatcttgattttccTTCACCAAAATCCCCCAATTTCTTCGCACACGATCATTGCTTCTTTTCTGAAATTGTTGGTTGTTCAATTGCAAAAGAAAAGCCCGAATTTGGGCTTAAATAGGAGAAAAACTAGCGGTTGAGGCGTGGCCATGTGGTAGCCACGGAGCTAGTGCTGGGAGGCCACCACATCaaccaaaacggcgtcgtttcagACGCCcaaggctgattaaaaatcagccaaaattctcAGCCTCGCGCGCGCGCACCCGCGGGCTCGAACCCGTGACCGGCCACCTCCCACACACGCTCGCAACCGCCTGCGCCCACGCTCGCCTTTAACCATATACCGTGcgcattaaatttaaaggggtCTTCGGTCCCTTTTCTGAAATCACACTAGCCCCCTCCaactttcaaaataaacacacacactcCCCTTAATTATTTACACGAACGCCCAGAACTTATAAAAATTccacattttaatttatttcaatttttttcttattctagaaatattctaaaataattaattaattaccttaatttcttatttccttaaaaccacataatttattattatttataacaacaagttattttaatattccttttaaattaaattaactcaataatgaataattaaattaaatcaaaatttaccTGTCGCTACACACGTGCACCTCAAACTAAAGTGgaggaaaaatattaataatttagacttttaaataaataattaattaattataacataactcaaaacatattgagTAAAAGGACAAAAATGACACTTCCTAATGTTAGTTACAATTGTCCTAGTACACCAGAAATAATAGTTATTAGTTTACtatcaattaaattatattttattttttgaatttttacttatttagtttacattttatattttatggacatgaaatatatttatgtatatattcagaatttatataaatactCATGTagactttaaaaaaattatcattaaccACTAAATGTATGTTAGAAGTAGTTTTAACTTTAAGTTTGGTGTaacgaatttttttttaaattttttatgtaaaatatacaAATCATATTTTAAACAATAACTTTATTTACAAAGctttataatattaaatgtaGTGcatgttttatataaaaaatatacatgaaCGTAGACATAAGATACATTATCAATTATGGAAGTAGTTGACAtacaaaaaaacataattaatataaatttgaaacaaatgaaatatgtgattttttgtattaaccatcgtttaacataaatatatttggACTGACTCCTAGTCGAAGTTTTGTCTCTaggttttgatttcttttatgatttttcCTTTACATTCAGACCTTCTGCATTGTTTggtttcttatcctttttaAATTCAAGATCTCTGGATCTAAGTGTAGATAAAACATTCTCTAAAGACAATGAAGTTCTACCATATTTAATTGCAGTTTTTACATCCTTATAAGATTCAGGTAGAGAATTTAAAAGGACTATAGCTTGATTCTCATTTGATATTTTCTCATCAATATTAGCCAGAGTTATagtgataatattaaaatcatCTAGGTTTTCTTGTAATGATTTAGAGGGATCCATCCTAAAACCAAACaatctttctttcaaaaatattttgttagaCAAAGTCTTAGTCATGTAAAGTGTTTCCAGTTTAGACCATACCTTCGCAACTGTATCCTCATCATTTACCTGTCTCAGAACGTTGTCATCCAGGTTAAGAATGAGAAGGCTATAAGCCAACTCATTCATTTCTTGGCTTTCTTGGTCAGTTGAGGATTCTGACTTATTCTTTCCATCCTTTGGTTCAGCAACCAGTGTCTTTGAACACCGGTGTTAAACCTATTAgaccgagaggtgctatggcacacaccaagaggggggtgaattggttattttaaaaacttgatagaattttgaaatccttttgattgaaaataaaaattcaatgcaagtgaggataatgaaatgctagcaatgataaacaaatcaaataacataaaaaagagagaacacaaagatttatagtggtttggcttaacccaagcctaatctactaccttaactcctcactaaggatttttcaaaccatccactacaACCCccttacttaaaccaagtaggtcctctagttcgagactaggaattacaacctcttgcttatacaaacaagtcctctagcacaacaagttaggaaaaataaaagtgatacaaatgtaaacgagatgctaagagttggcactcttagttacaagttcccactatgaaaacaaggcttgaatgaaagccttgaagagagaaaaaattgaagcacaatcactgtaaatacaaacgagagtaatagtaagctcaaattatttcattcccgtccatttgtcttctcttgatcatcattgagttgtatttataggcttcccataAGCTTTGCCCGAAACTAGCCGTTTATGatcgttgggatttgaaaaactagtcgttggaagctttctgcgaaaagagatagtcgacagaatatgatggatagtcgactatattttcaagtaaaactaagacatagtcgacagatacaaaaatacgaagacaattttgaatatcatgtgtatacatagtcgacagaataaatagcatagtcgactatcctttcatgatagtcgacaaaagccacacatagtcgacagatcattcaagcatagtcgactatccttaggtatagtcgactattcttaggcACATAGTCGACAAAGCATATACACACAGTCGACTATTTACTTAGAAAAATAGAACACTTAGCTGATAACATGAAGAAGCACAtttgattgatacaaaacatcacaagatatttacatttatttagtttaagtaaatgtcctcattttgtttaatttatattttatcttccatttactttaatacataaatgtaaataagaaagtacccccatttggatttaataaaaatatttaaaaaatcaaaatccataagaataagaaagtagaatttgggttttggtacaaacttaggattttataattttaccacctccaagatatacactttctatttcatgaaaaattcgttaaaaattattttatcactaatgaatgttagctattgaattatcgggagttagttttctaaaaagaaaaaaatttcatatatgtctgcttataaggtgctaacattccagacttagaaaaatatgactttgaaatctcgatacttgaaattcatttggtttttattctcacaaaataatacttgatattgaaattgatttatgttgaaaaccaccaccttgattcatgacttggggatttaataaaatatgtttttcatcatcaaaactaatatacaaaaaagtaaaacaacagaACCAAAActgccttcattttcttctaccACATTTCGAAATCACCGTGGCCTTCGAATTTCTCGACTTCCAACTTAGAAGGAGCCATATCTAAAGGATCCTGCGGATCTTTGCAAGGAAATACAAAGTAGAGAATAGCAAAAAAGGAAACCCTAGCAGAACATAAACGAatctaaaagaaaagaaagtaaaacGCATAAACAGAGAGTTAGTGCACAAAGGATATTTCTTACCAAGAGGGATTACAAGATCGATTTATGATCTTCGTTGTGTTCGGCATGATATCAATTTCTAGCGACTACTTGGCTAGTCTTatagtggctctgataccacttgttaatCCCACAATTGATTTATCCAGCCAAGGACGTAACCAAGAACCAAGCTAAGAAATCAGACCGACATCGAATCAATCGCACCAAGAACACAACACAAATAGTACACAAGATATACGTGTTCAGATCCGTAAATGGATCCTAATCACGACAGAGGTTTTCGCCTCTAGTCAAATCCACTAAATCAACGGTTACAAATCGATTACACTGATTCAACAATGAACGAAAcaattacatacatatattaactgaaaaaggaaaaaaaaggggaggggggggggaagaaacTGTGGCCAAGAACATTTTAGCCCCACTATTACTTTGGTTAGATTCTCatcataattcatatatattacataatatttattattttgcatATTTGGTTAGAAACTATGGCCAACATTTTGCCAACTTGTTGGATGCCTTTTCTTTCGGTTGATATCATTCTTCCATTTGAAATGATTCTTTACTTCAAAGCTCATATCCTCTCATTATGCAACTTTTAGagtaatgatttttaaaaattaattaaaaaaaataaaatgcagttacataaataaatataataaaagataaattacactaactaaagtaaggcagaatttgtaacatcccaaaattttgggatgttacaaaatttaaagagaataaaaatataaaaaatatgctaaatagactaaatattagaaaaataaaaatataaaattatgaatttatcacTGAGTTTCTCAAGTGACATATTCTCGGTATATTCCTATTATATTTTTGGCATATTTcatagaattttaaaatattcttagtATATTTGGTTCAAGGAATGTCTCAGGAGAGTTCGTTGGCTACAAGAGAGGCTCCCGAGTAAAGGATCTTTGTGACCGAGGTGGTTACATATGATCGAGAGGCAACTCGGTCATGATTGAGCGGTATTGGAAGATTAATTGGCATTATATAACGCAAGGTGAATTTGGAAGGTTCAATTGACAGCAATTGAAGTTGGTGGATTAAATTGAATTGTATAATACATGTGCACATGGTGAATTAATTAAGGGAAATGGAGTTGGCAAGTGCACTTGGTGACTTATATAGTGGAGTCAATAGATTAAAGTGAATTGCTTGTAGGATGATATCAAGGCTTGCATTACACATGGATTATTAAATCAATTGTTGTTGACCGAGTGGTGGCCTCTCGGTCAAATTAATGGACCCGGATGCTTGCGGTTTGCTTGCTGTTCCGCCGCCAATTCAATCTCCAATTCCTTGCCACCTCTTTGGCctatttagatatatatttaatccAAATACTTATTTACAAATTTGACTCGCATTCGTCACTTGGTTTTCGtccatatataattaaattgtcTTTTATTTGCAaagtatattaattatatatatcatatagatGTGTTATTACAATCctaatgcatatatacatactgTTTATTCATAGTGCCATTGATGTGGATAAGTTGGCTTtagcattttataaaatatgtaatttgaGCGAttttaaagactaattttaaGGGAATCAGGTTGATGATTCAAAGTCACTAGCTTTGTTAGTGAGGTCTATGTTTTTTCGGACAAATTCTTTCGTTTAGGCctcaaaattagtatttttgctattttaggaaataattgatTCGACAATAACTTCCATTAGGAAGTGAATTTTAACATGCCGTTTTGAGggattttccttattttatgctgattttaattttataatgaaatctcaatcttgttttttttggtaaaattcAAGATTTAGGGTTTTTGATGTTTTCCGAGTTGTAGCctataaattctatatttatagaatattttgggtattaattgattgattgataaattttcaataaaatttatgttaaaattttccCTTAATTCTCTTCAAGTTATTCAATATTCCTTTGAATCAATGAGTTATTGAATGAGTCCTATAATCCGGCATTCGTGAGTGAATCAACAGATTATTAGAAGGCTTCCGCTACGTTAGCCATGCTTACTTCCCTATTAATTTATATTCCTCATGCACCTCACTCGCACACCCCTTACTCATTGGACACCATGCACTCACTCACACAATCACGAGGCATTCAGCCAAGTCATTCGCACACCCACTCGCACGTGGTGGCTGCACACCACCCATTTAGCCTTGCCCACTCATTCAACCATGGCTTCACCCGTCCATCAGGCCCACGTCCATTTGCCCAACCTTAGCCACTCGCGGCCTACTCGCATGGTGGCCTGGTCTTCTGGGTCTGCACCTAGTTAGCTTACTCATTTGGCCTTAATAATGAGACTGGTTAGCTTACACTTGGGCTATTTACTATGGCATAACAACTAGCATAATATATGGAAAATGAGTATTACAATAgttatggggtattacaatagttATGGCCTTAATAATGAATTATGCGGTGACCTCACACAAGTATGGGGTTTTAcaatagttaacatcatattctcaatattgaaatacataaatacatggagattccataatattctaacaagactaatcatcaataaagtatcagctaaaacatatctaAGTTAGCTCGTTGAATCCAccggccttgtcatcacgtgccgtcatatcacaacctgctccttgcctaagctgcaagtctaaactggaacgttgaatgttccaggggcataacccattagaagatgaaacttctagtgagggtccaaaaacatatatatacgaatgcatgatgcaataatatgaacaacatttgtctttaatgtaacttctcaggcctaccagcccggcacggaatcctaggcaaatcccgaacctctgcaggataaacCTAaagttattccatcattgccctaagggaattacgactacactctaggggcgacatcccattcctatgcacaaatatcaacatgacaataatatcgtgtcatgcaattatcatgactttccatgcaatatgacaaaatgaatcatatctttcgtaaatattatgcatatataagcaatcatatctttcataaatatcttgcataataaacaatcatatcatgtaggataggaaaactcacatttgcccaaagatcaagacacctcgAAAAGCACGCAtagcctcgatatgcgtgcccaacctcgattctTGTGCCAACTCTAAAAAGTTGCACCAATTACATCATCTCggtcacctcaatcataaaaatgatatttaatcactaaatatcctcaatattccatttatttcatttttccttcattttatctcatttttccttttcaaagaTTCCAATAAATACCTCTGGACtgttttctcaaatctaatttcacaacaattcattataggctATGAACTTTAAGACATCGGGAATCTCAACTTCAAAACTTATTGCACGAACCcccgtaaaataattttttagatttttagaaatttttggaCTGCCCACGTGCCAGCACGCACTAGGGCGACTGGGCGCACGTGAGAGACCGCGCGTGACCGGCACGCGccagtcatcttctccggcgacagCCGTGCCAGCGATCTGAGATAGCCATGCCATCTTGAAGCCCTCTCccagtcgatcctcatggccaAGTTTGAGCCTCAAATGAGCACCGGAAGACCTCCTATTGGGGCCTTGAACGTTCAGCCAAGGCATCCACCCCAAACTTCGATGGCCTCTCGAATCTTCTTCAAAACTCAACCAAAATGGatgaaattctccagaaatcaTCTTCAAGCCATAGGTaacaaaagccctatggttTTGGCCTCCAATTCTTTCAAAAACAGGagcaatttgaagctccaaTGCTCTGAAAATTCGGCCACTTCgcttcctatttataggcgaatcTGAAGCCTCAACCGCCCTTGGCCACTCAATCCAAGCCCTTAGGAGACTTCACCTCCCTTAGATCGACCAAAAAATGGCCTTACCCAACCACAAAGGCAAGTTGCAGGCATGCAACAAGTTGGCCAACTTTCGGccattttttcttcaattttcggCCATCCCATTACCTATTGTCGGCCAAGccctttacaaaagatgctccctgAGCAACCCTCGTGCCATCCCTGTGGCCGATTTCGGTGATTTGATGGGTTGGTTGGCCATGGTtgtttggaagttttcttaaaattgcattttggcccctcaaactttggttttctcactttggcccattttcacCCAGCCCCTCGACTTTTGATAATTGCtttcaagaccctcaagtcctaaaacatcaatttgacccctgaggattctgaaaaaatatcgtttcgatttCTTtctagcaatttcaaaaaactacacttagatccgaatcttcgttttggccttaaacctcttcgtttcttcctgaaaccactgaagggttgttccttatgaaaaaccgaagccccctcaagcttccgttggcTTCcgggaagtcgtctataacaattcggtattgcaacCTAATtaatagctgtattttagctataccgaaaactgttcccgatccgatttcttttagcaccataaatcctatctcggggtggtCGTTAATGCcatgtcattttcctttggtatctcggctctagggcactcccggCAGTCGACTCAGTCATTcatatgttaataaattacccttatacccccaatttatccttaaattccattattgccccaagataaattactcttgagtcatttaaaatttctcgagtattacattcacccctccttaaagaagtttcgtccttgaaattttTATCAGACCGTTAAGGTAACTAAGACATAACATAGCTCATTACATGAATACCTCAAATCAAACATCTATTTGATCCTTGACAAACACCTCAGTTTGCATTCCTTACACGTCTAATGCTTACAAGCATACCATGTCATTCACATAATTTCCTGTTGTGGCTCTTTTCAAACGACCACAAATCTTTCAATCATTTTAGGCATGCATATTCTACCTCGAAACTTTTGAGAATGTCTTCTcacatttcaaaaatcataaaccTTGGGCTGGCCATATCATCATTCCATcgacaagtacacttgtcaaccacacaTGTCTTCTGTATCTCGTTCACCAGATCCAGCTAAACGACCAGGCTAGTTATAAAAATAGACGATCCCTTCGGCACTACCATCATAGTCGGCAGGCCAACAAGCCTCAAACTTCATTTGacactcacagctatccaccAGGTCCTGCGTTGGGCACCTCTCTACCACGCGCCCGGTGATACAAagtagtgcagtcgtagtccttaagGAACTCCATCAATCGTCGCTACCTCTTGTTCAGCTCCTTCTGTGAGAACTCATACCTCAGGCTCCTCGTGGTTTGTGAGCACATCAAAATGTCCCACCATTCTGTTTCGATAGTGTCTCTATAACTTCGAGAGCACATACCACATTTGCCAACTCCAAGTCATATATCGAGTAGTTTTCTTTGTGTTTTGATGTAATCCACACGTAATCATTTGGTCATGTTGCACGTAATCCAATCCTTTGAACTATCATAAACTCTTACTGCACCCGGCAGGTTATTCTTATTAGACTCTTCTCATGAGTCCTATTGTGGacataattattataaagtGTCCCATCACTACCTTCTGACAACAGCTTGCCGAAAcatcttatttcgaaatatcttatcattctatttcgaaacctgattcctaaaaatttcattttgaaccCTACATTGttccatgttttgaaatatagggtTAGGACTATAATTACGTGAAAAGCCCTGAACTTAACTTTTGCGTGtcggaataattttttttttcttcttgccaaaatcttcgaaataataaaacacgtttttcccataaagaagagaaaattatcccttttttttttcctttttctttttctttcttatttcttatttcttatttcttctttttctttcttcttcttccttcctctgcCGATACTACGCACGAACAACCACCGGCTGCCGCTGCCTTCCAGCGTCGCCACCACCTCCGACGGCCACGGCTGCCCCCTCTGCAATCGCCTTCAGCGCCTGCTCCACCATCGGCCGCGATCCACCGTGCGGCTTCTCCGCGCACTCAGTTGCCGATCGCCATCTCCGACGGCCCAAACGGCCCTCTGTCGACCAGATCTGGCCGCCACCACCGCTGCCATCTCCCTTGCGCAGCCATCGGCCCTACTCAGCTTCCCTCGACCGCCACCGCGCTATCGCCGTCCTTGCCGTTGCTGCCAGATCTGGGTCGATTCGACCCGACCCGACTCGATCCGTTTTAGGTTTGACCCATCCCTGATTCTACtcattagatctgacccatatctATTTTGACCCATCCAtttagatctgacccatatctGATTTATTTAGATTTAGACAGATTCAGATCTATCATGCCGAGGCGTAACATGCCATGGGGTAACATACCAAGGCCCCGGTCTCGATATGGTGCTTGCGTAGTCTTAAATAGAGAATGCAATTCACAGTGCATCTTTGCTCCTTACTTCCGTTGTGAGGATGCTATTGCTCACTTTGTTGCCATCCACGATGTTTTTACTGTCAAGAATGTTGTCAACTTCCTAGCTCCGCTTCCGGTCAGCGACCAATTTTGGGCTTTTGATACACTCTTATTTGAAACTCAAGCCCAGCTTCAAGATCCCGTCTATGGCtgtgtatctcacattcttTCCCTTCAGCAGCAGGTTAGTGAGttgcaagcttatcgagcttatttgcaagattcacTATTCGCATATTATTCTTTGTATCCCCAACCTATTCCTCAACCTGATCAAAACCCAAGCTGGAATTTTGATCTTCCTATCATCCCAGAGGATGTCCCTCATCTTAGTTTCTCAGAGGCTACTCTTCCACCTTACCCTGGTGAAGCTAGCAGTAGCCAAATGCCACCCCCAAATGACATCGATGAGCTGGGACCTGTCGTGTTTGGCAACCATTGTCCTCATTGAGCATTGACATCATCATTAGTTTTATGGTTTGCCTTTTTCCTTTAAGTAATTGTACGGTTTGATTTCCTGTAACcatttgaacatatggaatgaatattatgctttGGTACTTTTAACATTTCATTCCTTTGTCTTACCCTCGATTGTATATTGATCGTCAGTTACCTCAGCCTCTTGCAgttgttttaataattcatcaaatcgagaTAAAAACATcggctcttaattatcacctaaTAATTCACATCCTTAATCAAGTCACACATAACTAAGCATCCAATAACCTCAAGTTATCATtagcaatttcatcattaagaaataatcccgtTAAATCTTCTGAGAATATATCCTAGTTATTTTCGGCTTTTCACTGACCGTAGGTGCCTATACCTCATAACAATAGGCTCATCATTTTCATAACTttttgacatcattttaatggTCGTCCAGCCATATATCTCTCAATTTGCCTACTGGGCTACCTAAACTAGTCGTCTAATCATACGAGAGTTTCATTCGAAAAATCAAAAATCTCGAATCCTCAGCTAATTTGGGCTTGCAGCTTCTTCTACTGCGACCCGTCATCTTGGCACATCTGCCATCATTTGATTCTCTCAATCACGTCCAAGATTTGCACAATCTTCAAGACAACAATCCATAGCCATGCTACCAGCTAGAGCAGGTAGGTATTTACGTCACCAATGATACTCTGATCCTCGTTGGATTTCTTCCTTTGAAAACTCTAAAGTTTTCTCATGAAtccttagatcctcaatcaattctttcaaaaaGTTCCTTAAGAATCTCAAACCGATTTATCCTTGAAGATCCCAAATCAGATCGCAATATTTGGTTCTAGTCACCTTCCAAAAACTCGATTTCCTTTGCCACTATGGCTTTCTATCCACCATTCATCACGGTGCTTTTAAGCTCTCCTCGTCAGGTCTGACTACCGACAACTTTACCTGATCTTGCAGGTTCATTTGGCACACTGAAATGTAGTCACAACCTCTATTGACTAggtctccttatcattcctttTCGGTCGATATGACTTATCAATcaactctttctttttttggtacTCGAACTCTACCTTGAGTCGGGACTACCATCTCACATCTCATCATCAAGGCCTTTGGAGTACTTGCCATGctccactacctgaaatctcatTTATCGAGAATCCACTAACTCTTGCATTTCATTCTTCAGATCCAGTTGACTATCGGCACTtgaccattaaattagttcttcctagGCACTACTCTTTCCGTCAGCCAGCACACAGCTGTCATCATCACCCCCATCATATGGTAGGCTTACTTCTACATCATAAGTCGACCCTCACACGGGTACGTCCCGGGTGAAAACTGCACGATCTTGTCGTAGTCCTCTAAGAACTATCATTCATCGTCGTTGCCCTGAGTCTAACTCCTTCTGTAAGAACCTTCATTTTAAGCCCTCATCACGGCCTGGTGATTCCATCACCTCATAGGTAGAGCGTACATGGATCACGAGCATGCACTTTTCCTTTCCATTTCATATGTCAGGTAGCTTTCCCTTTGAGCCACCCAACACTTCCTTCGAGGTAATTGCAAACACGACCATCTCATGATCATATTGCCATATTAGACaccaaggtattctatccctTGAGTCTCGCACTATTCATCGTGTCACCTACTCCCAAGATGATCGCGAACCCCAATGAAATTCCTTAAATAGGACACacagtccatattcaatccatcaCACTTAGATTCCCGAGGCTTTCAGCCTTTatcaatcacagctagtggCACATCTCGCAcccattgggacttagacctCCCTACAAGGTACAAACCCTACTATGTTGCCCCAGATCTttagcatctgatcgtctccttGGCAGTACACTAAGCAACTTAGACCTTGGGTCCTTGACCTATACCGCGAG from Diospyros lotus cultivar Yz01 chromosome 6, ASM1463336v1, whole genome shotgun sequence encodes:
- the LOC127804482 gene encoding LOB domain-containing protein 18-like, encoding MPRRNMPWGNIPRPRSRYGACVVLNRECNSQCIFAPYFRCEDAIAHFVAIHDVFTVKNVVNFLAPLPVSDQFWAFDTLLFETQAQLQDPVYGCVSHILSLQQQVSELQAYRAYLQDSLFAYYSLYPQPIPQPDQNPSWNFDLPIIPEDVPHLSFSEATLPPYPGEASSSQMPPPNDIDELGPVVFGNHCPH